From a single Bacillus marinisedimentorum genomic region:
- a CDS encoding DUF4145 domain-containing protein gives MSSQTYFYQFLEPVSKELALVARELENSIFSSPRTMLTHARVFVENILKKVIQAEKLAEMPGTNLKERLDLLNEHGILEKDILDALHHVRMIGNQAAHDARMFRYSEALKSWEAVYEIVKWYVEVYGPVSMTVPDYQDPAPKTEQGYDQNELEVRLKSMEELLARSIGQMTGGSAHQETAATAAPAEEKVLAAEPEPPGFTAIRTITYKDRRLDVPYFLRDAFLLPQRFAKSETFLIRLGAEQQARIMSELPNHLEGLHKLVKRYNEKNDETLFEELKTFIEEEKTRRQVALERPGELFLFFGDEYVVVTESLAGIPLNAEEFKGIPSLLRQLNEDEIETVGQLPKELVILAKYSNVGIGTVEKLFEQLKERQQTV, from the coding sequence ATGAGCAGCCAGACGTATTTCTATCAATTTCTGGAGCCGGTTTCAAAGGAACTGGCACTGGTGGCGCGCGAGCTTGAGAACAGCATTTTTTCCAGTCCGCGGACGATGCTGACCCATGCGCGCGTATTTGTGGAAAACATTTTAAAGAAAGTGATTCAGGCTGAGAAGCTCGCAGAAATGCCGGGGACGAACCTGAAGGAACGGCTTGATTTGCTGAATGAACACGGCATTCTGGAAAAAGATATCCTTGATGCGCTTCATCATGTACGGATGATCGGCAACCAGGCAGCACACGATGCGCGGATGTTCCGCTATTCGGAGGCATTAAAGTCATGGGAAGCCGTCTATGAAATCGTGAAATGGTATGTGGAAGTGTACGGCCCGGTTTCGATGACTGTTCCGGATTATCAGGATCCGGCGCCAAAGACTGAACAGGGCTATGACCAGAATGAACTCGAAGTCCGTCTGAAATCGATGGAGGAGCTGCTGGCCAGGTCCATCGGACAGATGACAGGCGGAAGCGCCCATCAGGAAACAGCGGCGACGGCTGCTCCGGCGGAGGAGAAGGTCCTTGCGGCAGAACCGGAACCGCCCGGGTTCACGGCAATCCGCACGATTACCTATAAAGACCGCCGGCTTGACGTCCCATACTTTCTGCGTGATGCCTTTTTGCTGCCGCAGCGGTTCGCGAAATCCGAAACCTTCCTCATCAGGCTAGGCGCCGAACAGCAGGCCCGGATCATGAGCGAACTGCCGAACCATCTGGAAGGGCTTCATAAACTCGTAAAACGGTATAACGAGAAAAATGATGAGACGCTTTTCGAAGAATTGAAGACTTTTATTGAAGAAGAGAAAACCCGCCGCCAGGTTGCGCTGGAACGGCCCGGTGAACTGTTTTTATTTTTCGGGGATGAGTATGTTGTCGTCACCGAGTCACTTGCCGGTATTCCGCTGAATGCAGAAGAGTTCAAGGGAATTCCGAGCCTGCTGCGCCAGCTGAACGAGGATGAGATCGAGACGGTCGGGCAGCTGCCGAAGGAACTGGTTATCCTTGCGAAATACTCGAATGTCGGAATCGGAACGGTGGAGAAACTGTTTGAGCAGTTGAAGGAGAGGCAGCAGACGGTTTGA
- a CDS encoding competence protein ComK — translation MDRKNKYLINQETMALVPYFDENGNACTVAKETTGSYKLKGAPKKHLESSCEFYGNTFDGSRKAAGILLQSKQMLPLSVSYALGIIAFPTRSHEDVMVTYLFLNHIEHAEAGPENACRLIFSNEEEMFLEEVYSSIRPKLQRTTMLKWILDKRNKPGE, via the coding sequence GTGGATAGGAAAAATAAATATCTTATTAATCAGGAAACAATGGCATTGGTTCCCTATTTTGACGAGAACGGCAATGCCTGCACGGTGGCAAAGGAAACGACAGGCTCTTACAAGCTGAAAGGCGCGCCGAAGAAGCATCTTGAGAGCAGCTGTGAATTTTACGGGAACACGTTTGACGGGAGCCGTAAAGCTGCAGGAATCCTGCTGCAAAGCAAACAGATGCTGCCGCTGTCCGTATCCTATGCGCTCGGAATCATCGCGTTTCCGACCCGATCGCATGAAGATGTCATGGTTACATACCTCTTCCTGAATCATATCGAACATGCGGAAGCGGGCCCAGAAAATGCATGCAGGCTCATCTTCAGCAATGAAGAGGAAATGTTTCTTGAAGAAGTCTATTCGTCCATCCGTCCAAAACTTCAGCGTACGACCATGCTTAAATGGATTCTGGATAAACGGAATAAGCCGGGGGAGTAG
- a CDS encoding S9 family peptidase, translating to MTKNFTAEDLYQFKFVSDPVISPDGKKAVYVKKEINDEKKYQSHLHMIDLDSKEDIQWTSGASLDSAPKWSPDGKSVAFVSNRSEQNQIWLISAAGGEAKQLTFCKNGAGSPVWMPDAKGLLFSTSLADDESIEETESKEKEDEEKKPLVIEQLRYKADGVGFLENTYEQIGLLNLADGSVRQLTEGAYDHESAAISADGKKLAYVRRLEEAPDRYMRSDVFVMNLRDGSTVKMNQFEGSFLAPAFSPDSNSLAFLGHDFEFEGATIEDVFVADLEGGEPANLTKEADLVPLDVNMNDLQSGQMAGLEWSENGEGLYFLGSERGNTHVFYVKMDGSLERVAGGTRQVYGLSIHHGQNRAVLAVNDPETPGDLFSIDLKSGEEERLTGSNEGLLNGKEISVPETFDVETEDGFTVQCWMMKPAGYEEGKQYPMVLEIHGGPHMMYGNTFFHEMQVLASKGYAVLFTNPRGSQGYGQKFVNANRSDYGGGDFRDLMTAVDQALERYSFIDRDQLFVTGGSYGGFMTNWIVGHDRRFKAAVTQRSISNWHSFYGVSDIGYFFTKWEVGSTVFEDPGKLWDQSPIKYVKNIETPLLILHSENDLRCPIEQGEQLFIALKHQGKDTRFVRFPGADHNLSRSGDPQLRVARLEEICGWFERYRA from the coding sequence ATGACCAAAAATTTTACCGCGGAAGACTTATACCAATTCAAGTTTGTCAGTGATCCGGTCATATCGCCGGACGGGAAGAAAGCGGTGTATGTCAAAAAGGAAATCAATGATGAAAAGAAGTACCAGTCACATTTACATATGATCGATTTGGATTCAAAGGAGGATATCCAGTGGACATCAGGCGCATCGCTTGATTCGGCGCCGAAATGGTCGCCTGACGGCAAGTCGGTCGCGTTTGTGTCCAACCGTTCCGAACAAAATCAAATCTGGCTCATTTCGGCTGCCGGCGGGGAAGCGAAGCAGCTGACGTTTTGCAAAAACGGGGCCGGATCGCCTGTCTGGATGCCTGATGCAAAAGGGCTTTTGTTCTCAACCTCGCTTGCAGACGATGAATCGATTGAAGAGACAGAATCAAAAGAGAAGGAAGACGAAGAGAAGAAGCCGCTCGTCATAGAACAGCTCCGTTACAAAGCGGACGGTGTCGGCTTTTTGGAAAACACATATGAACAGATCGGCTTGCTGAACCTGGCAGATGGTTCGGTGCGGCAGCTGACAGAAGGTGCATATGATCATGAATCGGCCGCCATTTCAGCGGATGGGAAGAAGCTTGCTTATGTCAGGCGGCTGGAGGAAGCGCCTGACCGGTATATGAGATCGGACGTATTTGTCATGAATCTTCGGGATGGTTCGACTGTAAAGATGAATCAGTTCGAAGGCAGTTTTTTGGCGCCGGCTTTTTCACCGGACAGCAACTCGCTTGCCTTCCTCGGCCATGACTTTGAATTTGAGGGGGCGACGATTGAGGATGTGTTCGTTGCCGACCTTGAGGGCGGTGAACCGGCCAATCTGACAAAAGAAGCTGACCTGGTGCCGCTTGATGTGAACATGAATGACCTGCAGTCCGGCCAGATGGCGGGATTGGAATGGTCGGAAAATGGCGAAGGCCTTTATTTTCTTGGGAGTGAAAGAGGGAATACCCATGTCTTTTATGTGAAGATGGATGGTTCGCTTGAACGGGTTGCCGGCGGTACGCGCCAGGTGTACGGATTGAGCATTCATCACGGGCAAAACCGTGCTGTTCTCGCGGTCAACGATCCGGAAACGCCGGGTGATCTCTTTTCGATTGACCTCAAGAGCGGGGAAGAAGAGCGCCTGACTGGTTCAAATGAAGGCCTGTTGAACGGCAAAGAGATTTCCGTTCCGGAAACATTTGATGTGGAAACGGAAGACGGCTTTACCGTCCAGTGCTGGATGATGAAACCGGCGGGTTATGAAGAAGGAAAACAGTATCCGATGGTCCTTGAAATCCACGGCGGCCCGCACATGATGTACGGCAATACGTTTTTCCATGAAATGCAAGTCCTTGCCTCAAAAGGGTATGCGGTTTTGTTCACCAATCCGCGGGGCAGCCAGGGGTACGGTCAAAAGTTCGTGAATGCAAACCGGAGCGACTATGGCGGCGGTGATTTCCGTGATTTGATGACTGCTGTCGACCAGGCACTTGAACGGTATTCCTTCATTGACCGGGACCAGCTGTTTGTAACCGGCGGCAGTTACGGCGGCTTCATGACCAACTGGATCGTCGGCCATGACCGCCGCTTCAAAGCCGCGGTCACGCAGCGCTCGATTTCGAACTGGCACAGCTTTTACGGCGTCAGTGATATTGGCTATTTCTTTACAAAATGGGAAGTCGGCAGCACGGTGTTTGAAGACCCGGGCAAACTGTGGGACCAGTCGCCGATCAAGTATGTCAAAAACATTGAAACGCCGCTGTTGATCCTTCATTCCGAAAATGACTTGCGCTGCCCGATCGAACAGGGCGAGCAGCTGTTCATCGCGCTGAAGCACCAGGGCAAAGATACACGGTTCGTCCGGTTTCCGGGTGCTGACCATAATCTGTCCAGAAGCGGAGATCCGCAGCTGCGGGTGGCGCGGCTTGAGGAGATTTGCGGGTGGTTTGAGCGGTACCGCGCGTAA
- the pcp gene encoding pyroglutamyl-peptidase I produces MKKLLLTGFEPFLNHSLNPTETIAKKLDGSEIGDYRVFGQVLPVEYSRSAGELIDYYHELKPDVVISLGLAAGRNRITPERVAININDGVKDNRGRIPVDERIAEDGPDAYFSTLPIREFANGLQAKGLPAEISNTAGTYLCNNVMYEMLHEMNTSGADCYAGFIHLPASHELAMEDKSLPSWSQRDLLEAVRIMIEMLD; encoded by the coding sequence ATGAAAAAGCTGCTGCTCACAGGGTTTGAACCGTTCTTGAATCACAGTTTGAATCCGACCGAGACAATTGCAAAAAAATTGGACGGAAGCGAAATCGGCGATTACCGGGTATTCGGGCAAGTGCTGCCGGTGGAATATTCCCGGTCGGCCGGGGAGCTGATCGATTATTATCATGAATTAAAGCCGGATGTTGTCATTTCACTGGGTTTGGCCGCCGGCAGAAACCGGATAACTCCAGAGCGGGTCGCCATCAATATCAATGATGGAGTGAAAGATAACAGGGGACGGATCCCTGTCGATGAACGCATTGCTGAAGATGGACCGGACGCCTATTTTTCAACTTTGCCAATCCGTGAATTTGCCAACGGCCTCCAGGCTAAAGGGCTGCCGGCAGAAATCTCTAATACCGCCGGGACTTACTTATGCAACAATGTGATGTATGAAATGCTTCATGAAATGAACACGAGCGGTGCTGATTGTTATGCAGGATTCATTCATTTGCCGGCATCGCATGAACTCGCTATGGAAGATAAGAGTTTGCCGAGCTGGTCTCAACGTGATCTGTTGGAGGCAGTACGGATTATGATTGAGATGCTGGATTAA
- the glaH gene encoding glutarate dioxygenase GlaH, translating to MCAMKVDEQAVKKGNGYSITVNPEHSRLYKVELGDEVIKRFLEETKDIRSQQLEYIPYMRFFVSDALLKLTDKSLQDDVRSILHDRKTGGFTIGLNGLTVDKDEYVKFSTALTHLVGIPNFDAMSGKYYARFSVKHTDNSDSYLRQAYRQFTLHTDGTYVDEPTDWLLMMKFEEKNAVGGRSRLLHLDDWEELDKFYSHPLAKQKIVYKAPPSKNVEEKVLRTTFYEHNNGPCICFIDQFANPENIQEANYLKELSDSMENSPATFGLDLPSGELIMLNNRFWLHGREAFERNPELHRELLRQRGRFAR from the coding sequence ATGTGCGCGATGAAGGTTGATGAACAAGCAGTGAAAAAAGGAAATGGCTATTCGATTACGGTGAATCCTGAACACAGCAGGCTTTACAAAGTGGAACTTGGCGATGAAGTGATTAAACGCTTTCTGGAAGAAACAAAAGACATCCGCAGCCAGCAGCTCGAGTATATCCCTTATATGCGTTTTTTCGTTTCTGATGCATTGTTGAAACTCACAGATAAAAGCCTGCAGGATGATGTACGAAGCATCCTTCATGACCGGAAGACGGGCGGATTTACAATCGGGCTGAACGGATTGACAGTCGACAAGGACGAGTATGTGAAGTTCTCGACGGCTTTGACCCATCTTGTCGGCATCCCTAATTTCGACGCGATGAGCGGCAAATACTATGCTCGTTTCTCCGTGAAGCATACGGATAACAGCGATTCATACTTGCGCCAGGCTTACCGCCAGTTCACGCTTCACACGGACGGAACGTATGTGGATGAGCCGACGGACTGGCTCCTGATGATGAAATTCGAGGAAAAGAATGCAGTTGGCGGCCGTTCGCGTCTGCTTCACCTTGATGACTGGGAAGAACTTGATAAGTTCTACAGCCATCCGCTTGCGAAGCAGAAGATCGTGTATAAGGCGCCGCCAAGCAAGAACGTTGAAGAAAAAGTACTGCGTACAACCTTTTATGAGCACAATAACGGGCCGTGCATCTGCTTCATCGACCAGTTCGCCAATCCGGAAAATATCCAGGAGGCCAATTACTTAAAGGAACTATCCGATTCAATGGAAAATTCCCCGGCGACATTCGGGCTTGACCTCCCGTCCGGCGAGTTGATCATGCTGAACAACCGGTTCTGGCTGCATGGCCGTGAAGCGTTTGAACGCAATCCAGAACTGCATCGCGAACTGCTGCGCCAGCGCGGCCGGTTTGCGCGATAA
- the lhgO gene encoding L-2-hydroxyglutarate oxidase, with the protein MYDFAVIGGGIVGLSAALALSDRFPAAKIAVIEKEEKLAAHQTGHNSGVIHSGIYYKPGSLKAQLAVKGSRSMVEFSREHGIDHDICGKVIVATDENELPIMDNLYRRGLENGLDVMKISSEETREIEPYVNTVGAIKVPSTGIVNYSQVTETIGRLLTERGADILLGTTVKDIADRTDEVTIQTDKGEVRAGFLVNCAGLHSDRMAKAAGIHTDLKIVPFRGEYYELTEEKRHLVKNLIYPVPNPDFPFLGVHLTRMIDGTIHAGPNAVLSFKREGYRKTDFNWKDAFDVLTFPGFWKMAGSNLKEGMMEMVRSFHKQTFVKSLQRLVPDITEDDVIPTHAGVRAQAMLMNGQLVDDFFVIPGKRSIHVCNAPSPAATASLEIGKVIAERAAERLPEQRVAAKV; encoded by the coding sequence ATGTATGATTTTGCGGTAATCGGCGGCGGGATTGTCGGCCTGTCGGCGGCTCTGGCCCTGTCAGACCGGTTTCCTGCTGCCAAAATAGCAGTCATCGAAAAAGAGGAAAAACTGGCGGCCCATCAGACCGGGCACAACAGCGGCGTCATCCATTCCGGCATCTATTACAAGCCGGGCAGCCTGAAGGCGCAGCTTGCCGTTAAAGGGAGCCGCTCGATGGTCGAGTTCAGCAGGGAGCACGGCATTGACCATGATATTTGCGGAAAAGTGATTGTCGCGACCGATGAAAATGAGCTTCCGATCATGGACAATCTATACCGGCGCGGCCTTGAAAACGGGCTGGACGTTATGAAAATATCATCGGAAGAAACCCGTGAAATCGAGCCGTATGTCAACACGGTCGGCGCCATCAAGGTCCCGAGTACGGGGATTGTCAATTACAGCCAGGTGACGGAAACGATCGGGCGCCTGCTCACGGAACGTGGGGCGGATATTCTGCTCGGCACCACCGTGAAGGATATTGCCGACCGTACAGATGAAGTGACCATCCAAACGGATAAAGGCGAGGTGCGGGCCGGATTTCTCGTCAATTGTGCCGGGCTGCACAGCGACCGGATGGCGAAAGCGGCCGGCATCCATACCGATTTGAAAATCGTGCCGTTCCGCGGTGAGTATTATGAATTGACGGAAGAGAAGCGCCATCTTGTCAAAAATCTCATCTATCCGGTACCGAATCCTGACTTTCCATTCCTCGGCGTCCATTTGACGCGGATGATCGACGGCACGATCCATGCCGGCCCGAATGCCGTCCTGAGTTTCAAGCGGGAAGGCTACCGCAAAACGGACTTCAACTGGAAGGATGCCTTTGACGTGCTGACGTTCCCTGGCTTCTGGAAAATGGCGGGCAGCAACCTGAAGGAAGGGATGATGGAAATGGTCCGTTCCTTCCATAAACAGACGTTCGTGAAAAGCCTGCAGCGGCTTGTTCCGGATATTACGGAGGATGATGTCATTCCGACGCATGCCGGCGTGCGCGCCCAGGCGATGTTGATGAATGGCCAGTTGGTCGATGACTTTTTCGTTATTCCGGGCAAGCGCTCGATCCACGTCTGCAACGCACCGTCTCCGGCTGCCACCGCTTCGCTTGAAATCGGGAAGGTGATCGCGGAGCGGGCGGCGGAACGGCTGCCTGAACAGCGGGTTGCGGCGAAGGTCTAG
- a CDS encoding HAD family hydrolase: protein MDNYKVILFDLDGTLSDPKVGITKSVQYALHRMGIDEPDIDKLECFIGPPLQVSFAEHYNFDEARTQKAIDLYREMFKEKGMFENELYSNIPLLLKSLKEQGFTLVVATSKPTVFAEQILKYFNIEHYFQLIVGSNLDGTRASKTEIIQYILDKYNEHELSEFIMIGDRKHDIIGASNTGIDSIGVTYGYGSFEELSQSNPTHIIKRVNQLKDILMGTQVN, encoded by the coding sequence ATGGATAACTATAAAGTAATTTTATTTGATTTAGATGGAACTCTTTCAGACCCAAAGGTAGGAATAACTAAATCCGTTCAATATGCGTTACATAGAATGGGAATTGATGAGCCTGACATTGATAAACTAGAATGTTTTATTGGACCACCATTACAAGTTTCATTTGCTGAACATTACAATTTTGATGAGGCACGTACCCAAAAAGCAATAGATTTATATAGGGAGATGTTTAAGGAAAAGGGAATGTTTGAGAATGAGTTATATTCAAATATCCCCTTGCTTTTAAAATCGTTAAAAGAACAAGGATTTACTTTAGTTGTTGCAACTTCAAAGCCAACTGTTTTTGCAGAGCAAATATTAAAGTATTTTAATATTGAGCATTATTTTCAACTTATTGTAGGAAGTAACCTTGATGGAACAAGAGCGTCAAAAACTGAAATCATTCAATACATACTAGATAAATATAATGAACATGAACTTAGTGAATTTATTATGATTGGAGATAGGAAGCACGATATTATAGGGGCAAGTAATACTGGAATTGATTCTATTGGAGTTACCTATGGATATGGTTCATTTGAAGAATTAAGTCAGTCCAACCCTACGCATATTATCAAAAGAGTTAATCAGTTAAAAGATATTCTGATGGGTACTCAAGTAAATTAA
- a CDS encoding DUF4362 domain-containing protein: MKKLLLPAALTAFIIAGCQPDESTTAQKPSLEYNQSPSDIVDMQGEITNMDTFFTFLENVSEGKKDKIRVVRYMEEGDPMLHDLDYDGKAIISTTDTRRDTYGSGKITTASCESVTTEETAERTDYILTGCSQPNRDNNILVIWK, translated from the coding sequence ATGAAAAAGCTTTTGCTTCCTGCCGCGCTGACAGCATTTATTATTGCCGGATGCCAACCGGATGAGAGCACCACCGCACAAAAACCTTCACTTGAATACAATCAATCCCCATCAGACATTGTCGACATGCAAGGTGAAATCACGAACATGGATACGTTTTTCACTTTTCTTGAGAACGTCAGTGAGGGGAAAAAGGATAAAATCAGGGTTGTGAGATACATGGAGGAAGGAGACCCCATGCTTCATGACCTTGATTATGACGGAAAAGCCATCATATCAACGACTGACACAAGAAGAGACACGTATGGCTCCGGCAAGATAACGACCGCATCGTGCGAATCCGTAACCACTGAGGAAACGGCCGAAAGAACGGATTATATATTAACCGGATGCAGCCAACCTAACAGGGATAACAACATCCTGGTGATTTGGAAGTAA
- a CDS encoding DinB family protein produces the protein MKRTDLLLDVLDSTFDKESWYAPFRDATAGLSAEQASWKPAGEASKSIWENVNHLTYYKERLAANLEGREWTHNLDGNDTFHLTGQSSDDQEWKNIVERAENAHHNLRQALSNIPDTELDQSLERKLLDIMLHDAYHTGQIMQLRKMQGSWPSTR, from the coding sequence TTGAAACGAACTGACTTGCTTCTAGACGTGCTGGATTCTACATTTGATAAAGAAAGCTGGTATGCACCTTTCAGGGATGCGACTGCAGGACTTTCAGCCGAACAGGCTTCCTGGAAACCAGCTGGAGAAGCTTCGAAATCCATTTGGGAAAACGTTAATCATCTTACGTATTACAAAGAGAGGCTTGCGGCAAACCTGGAAGGCCGTGAATGGACACACAATCTCGATGGTAACGATACCTTTCATCTTACCGGGCAATCGAGCGATGATCAGGAATGGAAGAATATCGTTGAGCGTGCCGAAAACGCACATCACAACTTAAGACAGGCCTTGAGTAATATCCCCGACACAGAGCTTGATCAGTCACTTGAGAGGAAATTGCTTGATATCATGCTCCATGATGCTTATCATACCGGCCAGATTATGCAATTACGAAAAATGCAAGGTTCGTGGCCTTCCACTCGTTGA
- a CDS encoding DUF3870 domain-containing protein, translating to MNTILIAGHSRLPSGMAANSISETLTMTLEIDKKYGVIVDASCTLATEHGRTFVKHLLKGCSLKDGIEEPLKLLAEGYHGKAEHALAAALKDSYKQYEQMMA from the coding sequence ATGAACACAATCTTAATCGCAGGCCATTCCCGGCTGCCGTCCGGCATGGCCGCAAACAGCATATCCGAAACACTGACGATGACACTTGAAATCGATAAAAAATACGGCGTCATAGTGGATGCATCGTGTACACTCGCCACCGAACACGGCCGCACCTTCGTCAAACACCTGCTAAAAGGCTGCAGCCTGAAAGATGGGATCGAAGAACCGCTAAAGCTGCTGGCGGAAGGCTATCACGGCAAGGCTGAGCATGCGCTTGCGGCGGCATTGAAGGATTCTTATAAGCAGTATGAGCAGATGATGGCATAA
- a CDS encoding DctP family TRAP transporter solute-binding subunit, which yields MRTVLTISIFIIAGLFTALFIGFDIQGGRAPLAADDEQEGLDDQIVLRFSHVAAENTPKGQAVRRFASLVQERTDGKVKVEVYANGVLYGDINEYKAVQDGHVEMIAPATSKLTSRFPNWQVLDLPFLFPNYAAVEEAYKGPIGQQLMADLEGEPVKGLTFWYSGFKQVTNDKRPISHPYDFKRLHFRIMPSAVIKEQFDQLNASTSVIPFNKTYRNLEVNFIDGQENTISNIYTKRFYLEQQYLTMSNHGYLGSVVLINEEFWDSLPQDIQEQIQASLDETTDWVWRHSIEMNDRYIRALKRNSDMEIHVLTNAERSRWQNALQPVYNRFEQEIDSELMEEVYQLRKKYMK from the coding sequence ATGCGGACAGTCCTCACCATCTCCATCTTTATTATCGCCGGCCTTTTCACCGCCCTATTCATCGGATTCGACATCCAGGGCGGCAGGGCGCCGCTTGCCGCCGATGATGAACAGGAAGGGCTCGATGACCAGATCGTCCTGCGGTTCAGCCATGTCGCGGCGGAAAACACGCCGAAAGGACAGGCTGTCAGGCGGTTCGCCAGCCTTGTGCAAGAACGGACAGATGGGAAAGTGAAGGTCGAAGTATATGCCAACGGAGTTTTATACGGTGATATAAATGAATACAAAGCGGTCCAAGACGGCCATGTCGAAATGATCGCACCCGCCACCTCGAAACTGACGTCCCGCTTCCCGAACTGGCAGGTGCTCGATTTGCCGTTTTTGTTCCCGAACTACGCCGCCGTTGAAGAGGCCTATAAAGGGCCGATCGGCCAGCAGCTGATGGCCGACCTGGAAGGCGAACCGGTAAAAGGCCTCACCTTCTGGTACAGCGGCTTCAAGCAGGTGACAAACGACAAGCGGCCGATCAGCCATCCATACGATTTCAAACGGCTGCATTTCCGCATCATGCCGAGCGCCGTCATCAAAGAACAGTTCGATCAATTGAATGCGAGCACGAGCGTCATCCCTTTCAATAAAACGTACCGCAACCTTGAAGTCAACTTCATTGACGGCCAGGAAAACACGATCTCCAACATTTATACGAAACGATTTTACCTCGAACAGCAATACTTGACGATGAGCAATCACGGCTATCTCGGATCTGTCGTGCTCATCAACGAGGAATTCTGGGACAGCTTGCCTCAAGATATCCAGGAACAAATTCAGGCTTCTCTTGATGAAACGACCGATTGGGTCTGGCGCCATTCCATTGAAATGAACGACCGCTACATCCGTGCTCTCAAACGGAATAGCGACATGGAAATCCATGTTTTGACAAACGCGGAACGGAGCCGCTGGCAAAACGCCCTGCAGCCTGTCTACAATCGATTTGAGCAGGAAATCGACAGCGAGTTAATGGAAGAAGTCTACCAATTACGGAAAAAGTACATGAAATGA